From the genome of Sulfitobacter sp. DSM 110093, one region includes:
- a CDS encoding GNAT family N-acetyltransferase — translation MENIEIRTFDQGDRDWLIRQHQEHYALEEGFDDSFDVLVTQIIDEFLRDHDPACERGWIAQKGNQRLGSIFCVKLNAQRAKLRLFLLVPEARGHGLGQRMLQTCMRFARDQGYEGMQLWTHESHRAAGALYARSGWELTDSRPAVSFGKANVEQTWEILL, via the coding sequence ATGGAAAATATCGAGATTCGCACATTCGACCAAGGCGACCGGGATTGGCTTATTCGTCAGCACCAAGAGCATTACGCGCTTGAAGAGGGGTTCGATGACAGCTTTGACGTACTCGTCACTCAGATCATTGATGAATTCCTTCGCGATCATGACCCCGCCTGTGAAAGGGGCTGGATCGCCCAAAAGGGGAACCAGCGGCTGGGATCGATCTTTTGTGTGAAGTTAAACGCCCAGCGGGCAAAGCTGCGGCTGTTTCTGTTGGTTCCAGAAGCCCGAGGGCATGGGTTGGGGCAACGAATGCTGCAAACCTGCATGAGGTTCGCCCGTGACCAAGGGTATGAAGGCATGCAACTTTGGACCCACGAATCCCACCGTGCTGCGGGTGCGCTCTATGCTCGAAGCGGTTGGGAATTGACCGATAGCCGCCCGGCGGTTTCATTCGGGAA
- a CDS encoding DUF6324 family protein, which translates to MGIDTERDIEANLQIGPTDKGMVRLFIEGGGVEIPMDFTPDEAREIAEEIMAAASRAGKKGR; encoded by the coding sequence ATGGGCATCGACACCGAACGCGACATCGAAGCAAACCTGCAAATCGGCCCGACCGACAAAGGGATGGTCCGTCTCTTTATCGAAGGTGGTGGCGTGGAAATCCCGATGGATTTCACCCCGGATGAAGCCCGCGAAATCGCCGAAGAAATCATGGCCGCTGCAAGCCGCGCGGGTAAAAAGGGCCGCTAG
- a CDS encoding MmcB family DNA repair protein — translation MFIFVPMMETDIQKFQPGQLLARGVMRHLADLGFACVEELVPARGLRVDVMALGPKGEIWIVECKSCRADFMGDAKWEGYLEWADRFFWAVDSDFPVDLLPEESGLIIGDAYGAEIVRMSDETKLAPARRKVMVQKFATHAARRLHRLRDPDMAPNWS, via the coding sequence ATGTTCATATTTGTCCCTATGATGGAGACAGACATACAAAAGTTTCAGCCCGGCCAGCTTTTGGCGCGGGGGGTGATGCGGCATTTGGCCGATCTCGGTTTCGCCTGCGTTGAGGAATTGGTGCCGGCACGTGGCTTGCGCGTCGATGTGATGGCGCTTGGCCCTAAGGGAGAGATTTGGATCGTCGAATGTAAGTCCTGCCGCGCCGATTTCATGGGCGACGCAAAGTGGGAGGGATATTTAGAATGGGCGGATCGGTTTTTCTGGGCTGTCGACAGCGATTTCCCGGTCGATCTGCTGCCAGAGGAAAGCGGCCTCATCATCGGTGACGCCTATGGCGCTGAGATTGTGCGAATGAGCGATGAGACCAAACTTGCGCCCGCGCGGCGCAAGGTGATGGTGCAAAAGTTCGCGACCCATGCCGCCCGGCGCCTGCACAGGCTGCGCGATCCCGACATGGCGCCGAACTGGTCTTGA
- a CDS encoding ATP-dependent Clp protease proteolytic subunit yields the protein MSESTPPDQGTSGKPPIVGRVLIGVLIFQLGLAVLLFWGDLGEGLRLPGFGPQAPELTEPIRPGDQTRRFRPERAPTPGQPMPETDLPDRLVLAPVSGGRAALLEGAIEAGDAERIVKQLTELSPAPEEVYLNSPGGSVRDALELGRYLRREGFNTAMRNGDICYSACPYLLAAGETRVVPDSASVGVHQHYFGESTLLPAFVAVEDIQRGQGEVMRYLDEMGINPLVMQHALVTPPDEIYVLLPDELRQYGFIPSED from the coding sequence ATGAGCGAATCCACGCCCCCAGACCAAGGCACCTCAGGCAAACCGCCCATCGTTGGGCGGGTGTTAATTGGCGTGCTGATCTTTCAGCTTGGCCTTGCGGTGCTGCTGTTCTGGGGGGATCTTGGCGAGGGGCTGCGCCTGCCGGGCTTTGGCCCACAAGCGCCAGAACTGACAGAGCCAATCCGCCCCGGCGATCAGACGCGCCGTTTCCGCCCCGAACGCGCGCCCACCCCCGGCCAACCAATGCCCGAGACCGATCTGCCCGACCGGCTGGTCTTAGCGCCCGTCTCTGGCGGGCGTGCTGCGCTGCTGGAAGGGGCGATCGAAGCAGGCGATGCCGAGCGAATCGTCAAGCAACTGACCGAACTTTCGCCCGCGCCCGAAGAGGTCTATCTGAACTCCCCCGGCGGGTCCGTGCGCGATGCACTAGAACTGGGCCGCTACCTGCGCCGCGAAGGGTTCAATACTGCGATGCGTAACGGCGATATCTGTTATTCCGCCTGCCCCTACCTGCTGGCCGCCGGAGAGACGCGCGTGGTGCCGGATAGCGCTTCCGTCGGGGTGCATCAGCATTACTTTGGCGAAAGCACGCTATTGCCTGCCTTTGTCGCTGTAGAGGACATCCAGCGCGGCCAAGGCGAGGTTATGCGGTATCTTGATGAAATGGGGATCAATCCGCTGGTCATGCAGCATGCGCTGGTGACACCGCCCGACGAAATCTATGTGCTGCTGCCCGACGAGTTGCGTCAATACGGCTTTATTCCGTCCGAAGACTGA
- the nusB gene encoding transcription antitermination factor NusB yields MTSNALSGNQKRKMKSASRLYAVQALFQMEHSAQTVDVVRHEFIDHRFGAVYEGDEMQEGDVDHFSRVLEDAVNYQAPIDQMANRAIVAKWAIARIDPTLRALFRAAGAEFRHDDTPPRVVIKEYVDVAHAFFPDGREPSFVNAVLDHMAREARPEAF; encoded by the coding sequence ATGACCAGCAACGCGCTTTCGGGCAATCAGAAACGTAAGATGAAGTCGGCCTCGCGGCTCTATGCCGTGCAGGCGCTGTTCCAGATGGAGCATTCCGCCCAGACGGTCGATGTCGTGCGTCACGAGTTCATCGACCATCGTTTCGGCGCCGTCTATGAGGGCGACGAAATGCAGGAGGGGGATGTCGATCACTTCTCTCGGGTGCTCGAAGATGCGGTGAACTATCAGGCGCCGATTGACCAGATGGCCAACCGTGCCATCGTCGCCAAATGGGCCATCGCCCGGATCGACCCCACCCTGCGTGCGCTGTTCCGCGCCGCGGGCGCCGAGTTCCGCCATGACGATACGCCACCGCGCGTGGTGATCAAAGAGTATGTCGACGTGGCGCATGCGTTCTTCCCCGATGGGCGCGAGCCGAGCTTTGTGAACGCGGTGCTTGACCATATGGCACGTGAGGCCCGTCCCGAAGCGTTCTGA
- a CDS encoding 6,7-dimethyl-8-ribityllumazine synthase produces the protein MASAEEHTILPRPEFDEPVKLLIVVSPYYSDIANGMLTGAKAELEAAGATYEVIEMPGALEIPTAIGISDRGSNFDGYVALGCVIRGETTHYETVCNDSSRALQLLGLQGLCIGNGILTVENKKQAEVRADPEGQNKGGGAAAAALHLIALARKWGRQSKGIGFKPFGQDTLMAGDTDGSNLA, from the coding sequence ATGGCTTCCGCCGAAGAACACACCATCCTGCCGCGCCCGGAATTTGATGAGCCGGTGAAGTTGCTGATCGTTGTCTCGCCCTATTATTCGGACATCGCGAACGGCATGCTAACCGGAGCCAAGGCCGAGCTTGAGGCCGCGGGAGCCACCTATGAGGTCATTGAGATGCCCGGCGCGTTGGAGATTCCCACCGCCATCGGCATTTCCGACCGGGGCAGCAACTTCGACGGCTACGTCGCTTTGGGTTGTGTGATCCGTGGCGAGACAACGCACTATGAAACTGTCTGCAACGACAGCAGCCGCGCCCTGCAACTGCTTGGTCTGCAAGGGCTTTGCATCGGCAACGGCATCCTGACGGTGGAAAACAAAAAGCAGGCCGAGGTCCGCGCCGACCCCGAGGGGCAAAACAAAGGTGGCGGCGCGGCGGCTGCGGCCTTGCATCTTATCGCGCTCGCTCGTAAATGGGGCCGCCAGAGCAAGGGCATCGGGTTCAAGCCATTCGGGCAGGACACTTTGATGGCCGGCGACACGGATGGATCAAACCTCGCATGA
- the ribB gene encoding 3,4-dihydroxy-2-butanone-4-phosphate synthase, with product MQFDTPGPVETGLSDAISPIEDIIEDARQGRMFILVDHEDRENEGDLVIPAQFADAAAINFMATHGRGLICLPMTSARVDHLGLPMMAVNNSSRHETAFTVSIEAREGVSTGISAADRALTVAVAISEQAGSADIATPGHVFPLRARDGGVLVRAGHTEAAVDISRLAGLHPSGVICEIMKDDGEMARLPDLVEFAAEHGLKIGTISDLITYRHKHDNLLVERDSRTVTSAYGGDWQMRVFSDEITGTDHVVLTKGDISTPEPVLIRTHAINALEDILGLGPSPADELPRAMQIIAEEGRGAVVLFRDPYPRLRLDAEDDERPRTIKRTGLGAQILSSMGLHELVLLTDNPDTRYLGLDAYALEIVGTRPITTE from the coding sequence ATGCAATTTGACACACCCGGACCGGTCGAGACAGGGCTGAGCGACGCGATTTCGCCGATCGAAGATATCATCGAAGACGCGCGCCAAGGTCGCATGTTCATTCTTGTGGACCATGAGGACCGCGAGAACGAAGGCGATCTGGTGATCCCGGCGCAGTTTGCCGATGCCGCGGCGATTAACTTCATGGCGACCCACGGGCGCGGGCTGATCTGCTTGCCGATGACCTCGGCGCGGGTCGATCATCTGGGCTTGCCGATGATGGCGGTAAACAACTCCTCGCGGCATGAAACGGCCTTTACCGTCAGCATCGAAGCGCGTGAGGGCGTGAGCACGGGTATTTCTGCGGCAGACCGCGCACTGACCGTGGCGGTGGCGATCTCTGAGCAAGCCGGTTCGGCCGATATCGCCACTCCCGGCCATGTCTTCCCACTGCGCGCCCGCGATGGTGGCGTGTTGGTGCGGGCGGGCCATACCGAAGCTGCGGTCGATATCTCGCGTCTTGCCGGGCTGCACCCGTCGGGCGTGATCTGCGAGATCATGAAAGATGATGGCGAAATGGCGCGTCTGCCTGATCTGGTGGAGTTTGCGGCTGAACACGGGCTGAAAATCGGCACGATCAGCGATCTGATCACTTACCGCCACAAGCACGACAACCTGCTGGTGGAACGTGACAGCCGCACCGTGACCTCGGCCTACGGCGGCGATTGGCAGATGCGGGTGTTCTCTGACGAAATCACCGGCACCGACCATGTGGTGCTGACCAAGGGCGATATCTCGACCCCCGAGCCGGTGCTGATCCGGACCCATGCGATCAACGCGCTGGAAGATATCCTCGGCCTTGGTCCCAGCCCGGCGGACGAATTGCCCCGCGCGATGCAGATCATCGCTGAAGAGGGCCGCGGCGCTGTTGTGCTCTTCCGCGATCCCTATCCGCGCCTGCGGCTGGATGCCGAAGATGACGAGCGTCCGCGCACCATCAAACGCACCGGGCTGGGCGCGCAGATCCTGTCGTCGATGGGGCTGCATGAGTTGGTCCTGCTGACCGACAATCCCGACACGCGCTATCTGGGCCTTGATGCCTATGCGCTGGAAATTGTGGGCACCCGGCCCATCACCACGGAGTAA
- a CDS encoding riboflavin synthase yields MFTGIITDVGSVTKLEQEGDLRARIQTGYDTSSIDMGASIASDGVCLTVVGLGDDWYEVQISAETVQKTNLGQHWAEGRRVNLERALKVGDELGGHIVSGHVDGVAEIIEMRDEGDSTRVTLRAPKDLARFIAQKGSVALNGTSLTVNDVEGCDFGINFIPHTKEVTTWGDAKVGDLVNLEIDTLARYVARLNEM; encoded by the coding sequence ATGTTCACCGGCATTATCACAGACGTTGGCAGCGTGACCAAGCTGGAGCAGGAAGGCGACCTGCGCGCGCGCATTCAGACCGGCTATGACACCAGCAGCATCGACATGGGCGCGTCAATCGCCAGCGATGGGGTCTGCCTGACGGTCGTGGGGCTGGGCGATGATTGGTACGAGGTGCAAATCAGCGCCGAGACGGTGCAGAAGACCAACCTTGGCCAGCATTGGGCCGAAGGGCGGCGCGTGAACCTAGAGCGCGCGTTGAAGGTGGGCGATGAACTGGGCGGGCATATCGTATCGGGCCATGTCGATGGCGTGGCCGAGATTATTGAGATGAGAGATGAGGGCGACAGCACCCGGGTGACCCTGCGCGCGCCAAAGGATCTGGCGCGGTTCATCGCGCAAAAGGGCTCGGTCGCGCTGAATGGCACCTCGCTGACGGTGAATGACGTCGAAGGCTGCGATTTTGGCATCAACTTCATTCCGCATACTAAAGAGGTGACGACTTGGGGCGACGCTAAAGTCGGCGATCTTGTGAACCTCGAAATCGACACGCTGGCCCGTTACGTGGCCCGCCTGAACGAGATGTGA
- a CDS encoding capsular biosynthesis protein — MTVTAAPARTFLFLQGPHGPFFNSLGKMLRRAGAEVWRVGFNAGDRAFWFHPSTYIPYRGTVGDWPSVFATLLDEKQITDIVLYGDTRPIHAEAVAEAKRRGITVHVFEEGYMRPYWVTYERGGSNGNSRLMEMTIPQMQAALARSDMEAPLPPGHWGDMRHHIFYGALYHWFVMFRNGDYRNFKPHRSLPVTKEFRLYLKRLLLMPVLAADRLLSTLKIRLGGFPYHLALLQLEHDSSFQKHSPFNTMADFLELVIEGFAKGAPQHHHLVIKAHPLEDGRVPVRRDVKRLAQAHGVSDRVHFVRGGKLAQLLNDTRSAVTVNSTAGQQVLWRGIPLKVFGSAVYSQPEFVSDQPLPEFFATASRPDNRAYKDYRRYLLETSQVPGGFYAARGRRQLLRQVVDMMLSAEDPYDALEQGTAAPRQQLRVVT; from the coding sequence ATGACCGTGACCGCCGCCCCCGCCCGCACCTTCCTGTTTCTGCAAGGCCCGCATGGGCCTTTCTTTAACAGTCTGGGCAAGATGCTGCGCCGGGCGGGCGCTGAGGTTTGGCGCGTGGGGTTCAACGCGGGCGACCGGGCCTTTTGGTTTCATCCGTCGACCTACATCCCCTATCGCGGCACGGTTGGGGACTGGCCGAGCGTTTTCGCCACCCTGTTGGACGAAAAACAGATCACCGACATCGTGCTTTACGGCGACACACGGCCCATCCACGCCGAAGCGGTGGCCGAGGCCAAGCGCCGGGGCATCACCGTGCATGTTTTCGAGGAAGGCTATATGCGGCCCTATTGGGTCACGTACGAGCGCGGCGGGTCGAACGGCAACTCGCGCCTGATGGAGATGACCATTCCCCAGATGCAGGCCGCTTTGGCGCGCTCGGACATGGAAGCTCCCCTGCCCCCGGGCCACTGGGGCGACATGCGGCACCACATCTTTTACGGCGCACTCTACCATTGGTTCGTGATGTTCCGAAACGGTGACTACCGCAATTTCAAACCGCATCGCAGCCTGCCGGTGACCAAAGAATTCCGCCTTTACCTCAAACGCCTGTTGCTGATGCCGGTCCTTGCCGCTGACCGCCTGCTGTCCACGCTGAAAATCCGGCTGGGCGGGTTCCCCTATCATCTGGCGCTGCTGCAACTGGAACATGACTCCTCTTTCCAGAAACATTCACCGTTCAACACGATGGCCGATTTCCTAGAGTTGGTGATCGAAGGTTTTGCCAAGGGCGCGCCGCAGCATCACCACCTCGTCATCAAGGCGCATCCGCTGGAGGATGGTCGCGTGCCGGTGCGGCGCGATGTCAAACGGCTGGCGCAGGCGCATGGCGTATCAGACCGCGTACATTTCGTGCGTGGCGGCAAGCTCGCGCAACTTTTGAACGACACGCGCAGCGCGGTCACGGTGAACTCCACCGCCGGGCAACAGGTGCTCTGGCGCGGCATTCCGCTTAAAGTCTTTGGCAGCGCGGTCTATTCCCAGCCTGAGTTCGTCTCAGACCAGCCCTTGCCAGAATTCTTTGCCACGGCCAGCCGCCCCGATAACCGCGCCTATAAGGATTACCGCCGCTATCTGCTTGAAACTTCGCAAGTTCCGGGCGGTTTCTATGCCGCACGCGGGCGGCGTCAGTTGCTGCGCCAAGTGGTTGATATGATGCTCTCAGCCGAAGACCCTTACGATGCGCTTGAGCAAGGCACCGCGGCCCCTCGGCAACAGTTGCGGGTCGTAACCTGA
- a CDS encoding polysaccharide biosynthesis/export family protein encodes MKSVTFRWARPVAALAALAVISSCGLPQVGPNKRQIYAGSVQREGDAFVIAVNDRVTRAIAVAPALGFSESFKNAGRVGSDTIQPGDILGITVYENVDDPLLGVEGAPATLLEEVQVDGAGFIFIPYAGRIRAAGNTPEAIRRIITQKLGEQTPDPQVEVRRAAGDGSTVSLIGSIGAQGVYPIERPTRTLAAMLARAGGVTIIPEIAQVTVIRNGQRGKIWFQDLYDHPELDIALRPGDRILVEEDTRSFTALGATGGQARVPFESQNLSLLEGIAQVGGLSPLSADPTGVFVFRNEPEEVAEQVLGRSDLTGAQRMVYVTDLTKPNGMFMARDFVIRDGDTIYVTEAPFTQWSKVISAITGTAGSADSITSLTSG; translated from the coding sequence GTGAAATCCGTAACATTCCGGTGGGCGCGTCCCGTCGCAGCATTGGCGGCATTGGCCGTCATCTCATCTTGTGGTTTGCCACAGGTCGGGCCGAACAAACGGCAAATTTATGCAGGCTCAGTTCAACGCGAAGGGGATGCATTTGTCATCGCCGTGAACGACCGCGTGACCCGCGCCATCGCCGTGGCCCCCGCACTCGGCTTTTCGGAAAGTTTCAAGAACGCGGGCCGGGTCGGCTCTGACACGATCCAACCGGGTGATATCCTTGGCATCACCGTTTACGAAAACGTGGACGACCCGCTACTCGGTGTCGAAGGCGCGCCGGCCACCCTGCTTGAAGAAGTGCAGGTGGATGGCGCAGGCTTTATCTTTATTCCATACGCGGGCCGCATCCGTGCTGCTGGCAACACACCCGAAGCGATCCGCCGCATCATTACCCAGAAACTGGGCGAACAGACCCCCGACCCGCAGGTTGAAGTGCGCCGTGCCGCGGGTGATGGCTCTACAGTATCCCTGATCGGCTCCATTGGCGCGCAGGGCGTCTATCCCATCGAGCGCCCCACCCGCACACTTGCCGCCATGTTGGCGCGCGCAGGCGGTGTGACCATCATTCCCGAAATCGCGCAGGTCACCGTGATCCGGAATGGCCAGCGCGGCAAAATCTGGTTCCAAGACCTCTATGACCACCCTGAGTTGGACATCGCGCTGCGCCCGGGCGACCGCATTCTGGTCGAGGAAGACACACGTTCTTTCACCGCGCTCGGTGCCACCGGCGGTCAGGCCCGCGTGCCGTTTGAGTCGCAAAACCTCTCGCTTTTGGAAGGCATCGCGCAAGTGGGCGGCCTCAGCCCACTCTCGGCTGACCCCACCGGCGTCTTCGTGTTCCGCAACGAGCCTGAGGAAGTCGCCGAGCAGGTGCTGGGCCGCAGCGACCTAACCGGCGCGCAGCGTATGGTCTATGTGACCGATCTGACCAAGCCCAACGGCATGTTCATGGCCCGTGACTTTGTGATCCGCGATGGTGACACGATCTATGTCACTGAGGCGCCCTTCACCCAGTGGAGCAAGGTGATCTCGGCCATCACCGGCACCGCAGGGTCGGCAGACAGCATCACATCGCTCACCAGCGGCTGA
- a CDS encoding capsular polysaccharide biosynthesis protein — translation MAFEADPYFSPAAGPERSRRLFVYNGGFLTQRRVRRILQLSGHSLRLGLPGPGDAVAVWGNSPTAHRGLAVAAKRDVPVIRVEDAWLRSLHPGRAGEPPLGLLIDSRGAHFDPAQPSDLEELLANHPLDNTALLDRARGGMAQLAEAHLTKYAGFDLDTPTPDPGYVLVIDQTRGDASVTASGADRGRFLEMLVFAQEEHPGARVIIKTHPETAQGYRPGHFGPEDTNDRITLLTDPVSPWTLFEGAVGVYTVSSQMGFEAIFAGHKPRVFGQPFYAGWGLTEDEFPVQRRQRRLTRAQLFAAAMILYPTWYDPCRDTLGSFETALASFSAQARAWREDHYGWDAWGMRLWKRRPLQQFFGQPTPIHFRKGAPETPTPPRRAMVWASKSGAAPQGALRVEDGFLRSRGLGAELVPPLSLVCDDLGIYYDPEGPSRLEKWIEERTALRPDQHTRTRSLIEALTGAGLSKYNLDGAAPDLPAGRRILVPGQVEDDASILTGTYEVRTNAALLAAARMANPDSIILYKPHPDVEAGLRKGASDAQDADMVLHNADPMALLGQVDEVWTMTSLLGFEALLRGVPVVTLGAPFYAGWGLTEDRGDVPPRRRAQVALEGLVHAALIDYPRYRDPVSGLPCPVEVVVERLATGSQPRAGLGNRLLSKLQGLFASQSHLWRR, via the coding sequence GTGGCCTTTGAAGCTGACCCATATTTCTCCCCCGCCGCCGGTCCCGAAAGGAGCCGGCGGCTTTTCGTATATAACGGCGGGTTTCTGACGCAGCGCCGGGTGCGGCGCATTTTGCAGTTGTCCGGCCATTCCCTACGGCTTGGCCTGCCCGGCCCCGGCGATGCCGTGGCAGTTTGGGGCAACTCCCCCACCGCGCACCGTGGGCTGGCCGTGGCGGCAAAGCGCGACGTGCCGGTGATCCGTGTTGAGGACGCGTGGCTGCGCTCCCTCCACCCCGGTCGCGCTGGAGAGCCGCCCTTGGGCCTGCTGATCGACAGCCGGGGCGCGCATTTCGACCCTGCCCAGCCTTCCGACCTTGAAGAACTGCTGGCAAATCACCCGCTGGACAACACTGCCCTGCTAGACCGCGCACGCGGCGGCATGGCGCAGTTGGCCGAAGCGCATCTGACCAAATACGCAGGTTTTGACCTCGACACGCCTACGCCAGATCCCGGCTATGTACTTGTGATCGACCAGACGCGCGGCGATGCCTCCGTGACCGCCTCAGGCGCCGATCGGGGGCGGTTTCTGGAGATGCTCGTTTTCGCGCAAGAAGAACACCCCGGCGCGCGGGTCATCATCAAGACTCACCCAGAGACCGCGCAGGGATATCGTCCTGGCCATTTCGGCCCCGAGGACACCAACGACCGCATCACCCTGCTGACCGATCCGGTCAGCCCTTGGACGCTGTTCGAAGGGGCGGTTGGCGTCTATACCGTTTCCTCGCAAATGGGGTTCGAGGCGATTTTCGCCGGCCACAAGCCGCGCGTCTTTGGCCAACCTTTCTACGCCGGATGGGGGCTGACGGAAGATGAATTCCCCGTGCAACGCCGCCAACGTCGCCTCACCCGCGCGCAACTTTTTGCAGCGGCGATGATCCTTTATCCGACGTGGTACGACCCCTGTCGCGATACGCTCGGCAGTTTTGAAACTGCCCTCGCCTCCTTCTCTGCCCAAGCGCGCGCTTGGCGTGAGGATCACTATGGTTGGGATGCGTGGGGCATGCGCCTGTGGAAACGCCGCCCGTTGCAGCAGTTCTTTGGACAGCCAACACCAATCCACTTTCGCAAAGGGGCCCCCGAGACCCCCACTCCGCCCCGCCGTGCGATGGTCTGGGCCAGCAAATCCGGGGCAGCTCCACAAGGTGCTTTGCGCGTCGAAGACGGGTTTCTCCGCTCGCGTGGGCTGGGGGCGGAACTGGTCCCGCCGCTGTCACTGGTTTGCGATGATCTGGGCATCTACTATGATCCCGAGGGGCCAAGCCGTTTGGAAAAATGGATCGAGGAACGCACCGCTCTGCGCCCCGATCAACACACCCGCACCCGTTCACTGATCGAGGCGCTGACCGGCGCTGGCCTCAGCAAATACAACCTTGATGGTGCCGCCCCCGATCTGCCAGCGGGGCGCCGTATCCTGGTGCCGGGACAGGTAGAAGACGACGCATCGATCCTCACGGGCACGTATGAGGTGCGCACCAACGCTGCCCTGCTCGCCGCTGCGCGGATGGCCAATCCCGATTCCATAATCCTCTACAAACCGCATCCCGATGTCGAAGCAGGCCTGCGCAAAGGAGCCTCCGACGCGCAAGATGCCGACATGGTGCTGCACAACGCCGACCCAATGGCCCTGCTGGGCCAAGTTGATGAGGTCTGGACCATGACCTCGCTTTTGGGGTTTGAGGCGCTGCTGCGCGGCGTGCCGGTGGTTACCTTAGGCGCGCCGTTCTACGCAGGTTGGGGCCTGACCGAAGACCGCGGCGACGTGCCGCCCCGCCGCCGCGCGCAGGTGGCACTGGAAGGGCTCGTACACGCCGCGCTGATCGATTATCCGCGCTACCGCGATCCCGTAAGCGGCCTGCCCTGCCCGGTCGAAGTCGTGGTAGAACGGCTTGCAACAGGCAGCCAGCCCCGCGCGGGGCTGGGCAATCGGTTGCTGTCGAAACTACAGGGGCTTTTTGCCAGTCAGAGCCATCTCTGGCGGCGGTAG
- the ribD gene encoding bifunctional diaminohydroxyphosphoribosylaminopyrimidine deaminase/5-amino-6-(5-phosphoribosylamino)uracil reductase RibD, which translates to MALALSLGRRGQGNVWPNPAVGCVVAQGTRIVGRGWTQPSGRPHAEPQALAQAGDAARGATVYVTLEPCSHHGKTPPCAQALIDAGVARVVIATQDDDARVNGRGIAMLRAAGIEVAVGLLEAEARADNAGFFCRTDLGRPMLTLKLANSFDGRIATGTGESQWITDAPARRLTHAMRSRHDAVMVGAGTARKDDPSLTVRGLGVAHQPARVVVSRRLDLPLMGQLARTASDIPLILCHGSDADPALVRTWSDLGATLLPCAARGAQLDPADVLRQLATHGLTRIFCEGGSALAASLIEADLVDRLVGFTAGLVIGAEGLPGIGALGLSRLAEAPRFALQSSQQIGPDLLHVWRRNAPA; encoded by the coding sequence ATGGCGCTGGCACTGTCCTTGGGGCGGCGCGGGCAGGGCAATGTTTGGCCTAATCCGGCGGTCGGCTGTGTGGTTGCCCAAGGCACCCGCATCGTCGGGCGCGGGTGGACACAGCCCAGCGGGCGGCCCCATGCAGAGCCGCAGGCGCTGGCGCAGGCCGGTGATGCGGCGCGCGGCGCGACGGTCTATGTCACGCTTGAGCCTTGTTCCCATCACGGAAAGACACCCCCCTGTGCGCAGGCGCTGATTGATGCGGGTGTCGCGCGGGTGGTGATCGCCACACAGGACGATGATGCGCGGGTCAATGGGCGCGGGATCGCAATGCTGCGGGCGGCGGGGATCGAGGTAGCGGTTGGTCTGCTTGAGGCCGAGGCCCGTGCGGATAACGCGGGTTTCTTCTGCCGCACTGATCTGGGCCGCCCGATGCTGACGCTGAAGCTCGCCAATTCTTTTGACGGGCGCATTGCCACCGGAACTGGGGAAAGCCAGTGGATCACCGACGCTCCGGCGCGGCGGCTGACCCATGCGATGCGCAGCCGTCACGACGCGGTGATGGTTGGCGCGGGCACCGCGCGCAAGGATGATCCAAGCCTTACGGTACGGGGCTTGGGCGTGGCACATCAACCGGCCCGCGTTGTCGTTTCGCGCAGGCTCGATTTACCGCTGATGGGACAGTTGGCGCGGACGGCTTCGGATATTCCTTTGATCCTCTGCCACGGCAGCGACGCTGATCCGGCGCTTGTGCGCACTTGGTCCGACCTCGGCGCGACTTTGCTGCCCTGCGCGGCACGAGGCGCGCAGTTGGACCCTGCGGATGTATTGCGCCAGTTGGCCACCCATGGGCTGACCCGGATTTTCTGCGAGGGCGGCAGCGCCTTGGCGGCGTCTTTGATCGAGGCCGATCTGGTGGACCGTTTGGTGGGGTTTACCGCCGGGCTGGTGATCGGGGCCGAGGGGCTGCCCGGCATCGGCGCGCTTGGCCTGTCGCGCTTGGCCGAAGCACCGCGTTTCGCGCTGCAATCGAGCCAGCAGATCGGACCGGACCTGCTTCATGTCTGGCGGCGCAACGCTCCGGCCTAA